Genomic segment of Polycladomyces abyssicola:
CAATACAGCCCCTTCGGAAAACAGCCCCGGAACGGATCGCGCGTATTGAACCGCTTCAGCTTCCGTCAGCGGATGGTAATTTGACATATCCCCTCTCCTCCCTCGCAATCGTTTTGCTTTAACCAATTGAAAATTCGGTTTACGATGAGGCATCTGGCCACAGGATTGCCCAACCCAGCCGCTCATCACCATGCGGAAAGCCGTCTCCGCTCCGTATCTGTTCATCAGACTTAGGTTAGGAGACGGCTTCCGTTCCTCATAAGCCAACTCCACCTATGGCTCTTATGGTTGAAATGCCGGGTCTTCCACCGGATGGGCCACCCAACCCGACGGATCGATAAACAAGCGGATGGCCACCACACGCCGGTTCTCCATCAGCGTAAAGAAATGCGGTGTGTTCACCGGAACCGAGATGACGTCACCGGCGGACAGTTCAACATCGAAATAGCCCGTTTCCTCTTTGCCCTTGATCGTGAAAATGCCATTGCCGGCAGCGATGGCCCGTACTTCATCCTCCGTGTGAACATGAACCTGCTCAAATTTCTTCAGCAACTCGTCCAGGTTGGGCGTTTCCGGTGACAGCGCCACCACATCCCACTTCACATAGCCGTTTCGCTCGGCCAATGACCGGATATCCTCATCGTACGCCCGCAAAATCTCCTCTTTTTCCTCATCGGTCAGGACAAATTTGTCTCTCAGCTTTTCCGGCAGTTTTTCCGTGTCCCAATGTTCATACAACACACCTTGCTCTTCCAAAAATGCGCGAACGTTTGCCTCTCCTTCGATCCGCTCTCCCGTATTTCGAATGCGAATGCTGGCCATCGTTATCGCTCCTTTCACATTGAATATCAACAAAAAAATCCATGCCAAATGATTGCGAAACTCATCTCCTGCTCTACTAGGAACTTACCCACTCATCAATAAACGCCGCTTGATTTCATACTCAAACAGAAACTCCCAAGCTTCCAAATGGCGTAAAGCGGAAAATGCATCATCCCCCCAGGCGTAAATCCCGTGATTTCGGATCAACAC
This window contains:
- a CDS encoding 1,2-dihydroxy-3-keto-5-methylthiopentene dioxygenase, which encodes MASIRIRNTGERIEGEANVRAFLEEQGVLYEHWDTEKLPEKLRDKFVLTDEEKEEILRAYDEDIRSLAERNGYVKWDVVALSPETPNLDELLKKFEQVHVHTEDEVRAIAAGNGIFTIKGKEETGYFDVELSAGDVISVPVNTPHFFTLMENRRVVAIRLFIDPSGWVAHPVEDPAFQP